The following proteins come from a genomic window of Apis mellifera strain DH4 linkage group LG8 unlocalized genomic scaffold, Amel_HAv3.1 GroupUN_109_associated_to_Group8, whole genome shotgun sequence:
- the LOC411362 gene encoding ubiquitin carboxyl-terminal hydrolase 8 isoform X2: MQLKEKMLEKNNIADKMDIDNESGIETYMTPIDGPIKLPETPTRDPLVSDNEEIINCDQLFQLMHKVDGRYLIIDIRPKLQFETSRILSDKSVNIPNSKIKPGALTSHFEEYLHKDKKALDLFRHRGAQYVDVIILIDWDTSSKTLTSENSLNVLRKILEDWDPGIKYKRIAILDGGYAEWITRYPAFTTNPNIVEPTLDNVPDEILDNIEYPELIHFDEEENVIKSHENKSIKLKPISNNEITSKVSITNDKMWYKHMETEISNNISTRSKNFIDSSIEIGKVPKDNTNLRQYDNSLKFQHKRNSLNIMKKNVISTKPIVDRSNKPVSLDTSTSESKSVLKLMKQLNELAKNKQELEQEILEQERTLYMQHGMKYKSSNEEEYIHSNVKSLCLKLEEKQKEYKKIEDELTKYYTKIESIKFNPAEENEKGNLEFTLALLKRRMKDTSADRKKLREISMKNNYKELSIKENETNIHKEPLKSDNSSMGSNLERSYSSPNLLQLTDRKAPQIDRSSKPQVSSYNQNGTYGDNKVSHLSWANREERMTPVHGSVHPGITGLKNLGNSCYMNSIIQCLSNTTHLAKYFMDNLYADDLNINNDNNTQGQVVEEVAQVIKALWRGQYKSISPHDLKIAVGQYKLQFESYEQQDSHEFLTFLLDWMHNDLKKNCKVPVEMTIAEKAWDKAMGSQRSIISDLFFGQLRSTITCSFCKQSSTTYETFNSLTMSLLHSNRCTLNDCILKFVSGQKVIGWKCPKCQTAREATKKFDFVKLAPIIVIHLNRFAESGGWLEKRNTAVDFPLTDFNLKPYLVTDNNSTTISNIRSYSYSYSLYAMSNHYGTMEGGHYTAFCKNAAQNKWYKYDDQTVTEVSVNQVRSQNTSAYLLFYTSFSSNII, encoded by the exons AtgcaattaaaagaaaagatgttagaaaaaaataatattgcagaTAAAATGGATATAGATAATGAAAGTGGAATAGAAACTTATATGACTCCTATTGATGGTCCAATAAAATTACCTGAAACACCAACCAGAGATCCATTGGTCAGtgataatgaagaaattataaactgTGATcagttatttcaattaatgcaTAAAGTAGATggtagatatttaattattgatataagacCTAAATTGCAATTTGAAACTTCAAGAATATTATCTGACAAATCTGTTAACATTCCTAATAGCAAAATAAAACCTGG tgCATTAACATCACATTTTGAAGAATATCttcataaagataaaaaagcattagatttatttagacATAGAGGAGCACAATATGTCGATgttataattctaattgatTGGGATACATCAAGTAAAACATTGACATCCGAAAATTCCTTAAATGTATTaaggaaaattttagaagattGGGATCctggtataaaatataaaagaattgctATTCTAGATGGTGGTTATGCAGAATGGATAACTCGTTATCCAGCATTTACAACAAATCCTAATATTGTAGAACCTACTTTAGACAATGTCCCAgatgaaatattagataatatagaGTACCCTGAATTGATACATtttgatgaagaagaaaatgttattaagtcacatgaaaataaatcaattaaattaaaaccaaTAAGTAATAATGAGATTACATCAAAAGTTAGCattacaaatgataaaatgtgGTACAAACATATGGAAACggaaataagtaataatatttcaacgcGCTCtaagaattttatcgatagCTCTATTGAAATAGGAAAAGTTCCTAAGGACAATACAAATTTACGACAGTACGataattcattgaaatttcaacacaaaagaaattcattgaatatcatgaaaaaaaatgttatatctaCAAAACCAATAGTAGATAGAAGTAATAAACCAGTTTCTTTGGACACGTCTACATCCGAATCGAAatcagttttaaaattaatgaaacaattaaatgaattagcaaagaataaacaagaattagaacaagaaattttagaacaaGAACGTACTTTATATATGCAACATGGtatgaaatacaaaagttCAAATGAAGAAGAATACATTCATAGTAATGTAAAATCTTTGtgtttaaaattagaagaaaag caaaaagaatataaaaaaattgaagatgaaCTTACTAAATATTACACAAAGAtagaatcaattaaatttaatcctgcagaagaaaacgaaaaaggaaATCTCGAATTTACTCTTGCTTTACTAAAACGTCGAATGAAAGATACTTCTGcagatcgaaaaaaattacgaga aatatctatgaaaaataattacaaagaattgtcaataaaagaaaatgaaactaaCATTCACAAGGAACCTCTGAAATCAGATAATTCTTCAATGGGAAGCAATTTAGAGCGTTCATATTCTAGTCCAAATTTGTTAcag TTGACAGATCGTAAAGCACCACAAATAGATAGAAGTTCGAAGCCACAAGTTTCATCGTACAATCAAAATGGAACTTATGGTGATAATAAAGTATCACATTTAAGTTGGGCAAATCGTGAAGAAAGAATGACACCTGTTCATGGAAGTGTA CATCCAGGTATTAcaggattgaaaaatttaggcAATTCATGTTATATGAATAGTATTATACAGTGCTTAAGTAATACCACGCATTtagctaaatattttatggataATTTATATGCTGAtgacttaaatataaataatgataataatacgcAAGGCCAAGTTGTAGAAGAAGTAGCTCAAGTAATTAAAGCACTTTGGAGAGGTCAATATAAGAGTATATCACCACATGATCTTAag atTGCTGTGggacaatataaattacaatttgaaaGTTATGAGCAACAGGATTCTCATGAATTTCTCACTTTTCTTCTAGATTGGATgcataatgatttaaaaaag aatTGTAAAGTGCCTGTGGAAATGACAATAGCTGAAAAGGCCTGGGATAAGGCAATGGGATCACAAAGATCTATAAtatctgatttatttttcggGCAGTTAAGATCCACTATTACGTGCAGCTTTTGCAAACAAAGTAGTACGACATATGAGACTTTTAATAGCTTAACAATGTCATTACTTCATTCCAATCGATGTACATTAAAT gaTTGCATCTTAAAATTTGTAAGTGGACAAAAGGTGATAGGATGGAAATGTCCAAAATGTCAAACAGCTCGAGAAGCTACaaaaaaattcgactttgTGAAATTAGCGCCTATTATAGTTATACATTTAAACCGTTTTGCTGAAAGTGGTGGATGGCTCGAGAAACGAAATACTGCTGTTGATTTTCCTCTAAcggatttcaatttaaaaccaTATTTAGTGACAGATAATAATAGTActacaatttcaaatattcgcaGTTATAGTTATAGTTATAGTTTATATGCAATGTCTAATCATTATGGAACTATGGAAGGTGGTCATTACACGGCCTTCTGTAAAAACGCTGCTCAGAATAA aTGGTATAAATATGATGATCAAACAGTTACAGAAGTTTCGGTAAATCAAGTAAGGTCTCAAAATACCAGTGcctatctattattttatacatctttttcaagcaatattatttag
- the LOC409032 gene encoding peptide-N(4)-(N-acetyl-beta-glucosaminyl)asparagine amidase isoform X1 produces the protein MEKDLLRSLDLLKENDEQVRNDAENALLTVCQNILSHPNDKKFREVRLDHPLVTAKLLPALGAIECLFDIGFIETTDCLSLPPEAPLSKVQTLQKLLNKNSLSKIPIVKNAALYNLMPPTYTGEEKNFFKSIIDNFQSVLRYEDANLQEKAKKVIPIVDLEIATMTRIRQLHRHIKVNQTCSESGITKHYSEDDIDDAKDLFLMELLHWFKYKFFTWVDSPKCTACFSECKQQEVMLSDDPRCSRIEIHKCTKCATRVKFPRYSDPEPLLTLRRGRCGEWANVFTLFCRTLGYDARFIYDRTDHIWTEVWSIHEKKWIHLDPCEDVMDRPLMYEKGWKKKLSYIIAFSKDEVQDVTWRYTRDQQTVMNRRNICSENKLLQFIESLNKYRQSTPNYSASRKQYVIKRRLLELVELIHVPNKQNFDDDENYKGRSTGSYEWRLARGEISESNVKKNYFWNISEYGEKFHLQYSIIKDIYVIRDNDGKILTNISGWENGTNEIEGGMFRKVEHDWKIVYLCRSTTAISGKIRWCFVIANPNLYVRIFHLQAISKVFHDGNVSWELEAFFNNANQNKSVILFINDISNYYTDQVKGAVKLILTATVSGGQGDCAWQHAQLFRQSLEIEDDQSLSIDIELEK, from the exons ATGGAAAAAGATTTGTTACGATCCCTCGATCTATTGAAAGAAAACGATGAACAGGTACGAAATGACGCAGAAAATGCATTATTAACTGtttgtcaaaatattttatcacatccaaatgataaaaaatttcgagaagtAAGGCTTGACCATCCGCTAGTTACAGCAAAATTACTTCCAGCTCTTGGAGCTATTGAATGTTTATTCGATATTGGTTTTATTGag actACTGACTGTCTTTCTTTGCCTCCAGAAGCGCCACTTTCAAAAGTACAAACTCTGCAGAAAttgcttaataaaaattctctttcaaaaataCCTATTGTTAAAAATGCAGCATTGTATAATTTGATGCCTCCAACATATacaggagaagaaaagaattttttcaaatctatcATAGATAATTTTCAGAGTGTTTTGCGATATGAAGATGCAAATTTGCAAGAAAAAGCTAAAAAAGTAATACCTATTGTAGATCTTGAAATTGCTACTATGACAAGAATTAGACAATTGCAtag acACATTAAGGTAAATCAAACTTGCTCAGAAAGTGGTATTACGAAACACTATAGTGAAGATGATATTGATGATGCTAAAGACTTATTTCTTATGGAATTGTTGCATtggtttaaatataaattctttacatGGGTTGATAGTCCAAAATGTACTGCATGTTTTTCAGAATGCAAACAACAGGAAGTAATGTTATCTGATGATCCTAGATGTTCACGAATAGAAATacataa atgtaCTAAGTGTGCAACGCGAGTAAAATTCCCTCGTTATTCTGATCCAGAGCCATTGTTAACTTTAAGACGTGGACGATGCGGAGAATGGGCGAATGTGTTCACTCTTTTTTGTCGAACATTAGGATACGATGcaagatttatatatgatcGAACAGATCACATTTGGACAGAG GTATGGTCAATacacgaaaaaaaatggattcaTCTAGATCCATGTGAAGATGTTATGGACAGACCATTAATGTATGAAAaaggttggaaaaaaaaattatcatacatAATAGCTTTCTCGAAAGACGAAGTACAAGATGTTACTTGGCGATATACGCGTGATCAACAAACTGTGATGAATAGAAGAAACATTTGCTCTGAAAATAAGCTGTTACAATTCATTGAATCACTGAATAAATATCGTCAATCTACACCAAATTATAGTGCCTCTCGCAAACAATACGTTATAAAACGAAGACTTTTAGAGCTTGTAGAATTGATACATGTTCCAAACAAACAGAATTTTGACGACGATGAGAATTATAAAGGACGATCTACTGGTTCTTATGAATGGAGATTAGCAAGAGGAGAAATTTCTGAA tcaaatgtaaaaaaaaattatttttggaatatctCGGAATATGGAGAGAAATTTCATCtgcaatattctattattaaagatatatatgtaataagagATAATGAtggtaaaatattaacaaatatatctgGTTGGGAAAATGGAACAAACGAAATAGAAGGTGGAATGTTTCGAAAAGTAGAACATGAttggaaaattgtatatttatgtcGTTCTACAACAGCAATTTCTGGTAAGATTAGATGGTGCTTTGTAATCGCAAATCCAAATTTATATGTGAGAATATTCCATTTACAAGCTATCAGTAAAGTATTTCACGATGGTAATGTATCGTGGGAGTTGGAAGCGTTTTTCAATAATGCAAATCAAAACAAAtctgtaattttattcattaacgaCATTTCTAATTACTACACAGACCAAGTAAAAGGAGCAGTAAAGTTAATTCTTACAGCAACTGTTTCTGGTGGTCAAGGTGATTGTGCATGGCAACATGCACAACTTTTTCGACAAAGTTTAGAAATTGAAGATGATCAATCTTTGTcaattgatattgaattagAAAAGTAA
- the LOC409032 gene encoding peptide-N(4)-(N-acetyl-beta-glucosaminyl)asparagine amidase isoform X2, translated as MPPTYTGEEKNFFKSIIDNFQSVLRYEDANLQEKAKKVIPIVDLEIATMTRIRQLHRHIKVNQTCSESGITKHYSEDDIDDAKDLFLMELLHWFKYKFFTWVDSPKCTACFSECKQQEVMLSDDPRCSRIEIHKCTKCATRVKFPRYSDPEPLLTLRRGRCGEWANVFTLFCRTLGYDARFIYDRTDHIWTEVWSIHEKKWIHLDPCEDVMDRPLMYEKGWKKKLSYIIAFSKDEVQDVTWRYTRDQQTVMNRRNICSENKLLQFIESLNKYRQSTPNYSASRKQYVIKRRLLELVELIHVPNKQNFDDDENYKGRSTGSYEWRLARGEISESNVKKNYFWNISEYGEKFHLQYSIIKDIYVIRDNDGKILTNISGWENGTNEIEGGMFRKVEHDWKIVYLCRSTTAISGKIRWCFVIANPNLYVRIFHLQAISKVFHDGNVSWELEAFFNNANQNKSVILFINDISNYYTDQVKGAVKLILTATVSGGQGDCAWQHAQLFRQSLEIEDDQSLSIDIELEK; from the exons ATGCCTCCAACATATacaggagaagaaaagaattttttcaaatctatcATAGATAATTTTCAGAGTGTTTTGCGATATGAAGATGCAAATTTGCAAGAAAAAGCTAAAAAAGTAATACCTATTGTAGATCTTGAAATTGCTACTATGACAAGAATTAGACAATTGCAtag acACATTAAGGTAAATCAAACTTGCTCAGAAAGTGGTATTACGAAACACTATAGTGAAGATGATATTGATGATGCTAAAGACTTATTTCTTATGGAATTGTTGCATtggtttaaatataaattctttacatGGGTTGATAGTCCAAAATGTACTGCATGTTTTTCAGAATGCAAACAACAGGAAGTAATGTTATCTGATGATCCTAGATGTTCACGAATAGAAATacataa atgtaCTAAGTGTGCAACGCGAGTAAAATTCCCTCGTTATTCTGATCCAGAGCCATTGTTAACTTTAAGACGTGGACGATGCGGAGAATGGGCGAATGTGTTCACTCTTTTTTGTCGAACATTAGGATACGATGcaagatttatatatgatcGAACAGATCACATTTGGACAGAG GTATGGTCAATacacgaaaaaaaatggattcaTCTAGATCCATGTGAAGATGTTATGGACAGACCATTAATGTATGAAAaaggttggaaaaaaaaattatcatacatAATAGCTTTCTCGAAAGACGAAGTACAAGATGTTACTTGGCGATATACGCGTGATCAACAAACTGTGATGAATAGAAGAAACATTTGCTCTGAAAATAAGCTGTTACAATTCATTGAATCACTGAATAAATATCGTCAATCTACACCAAATTATAGTGCCTCTCGCAAACAATACGTTATAAAACGAAGACTTTTAGAGCTTGTAGAATTGATACATGTTCCAAACAAACAGAATTTTGACGACGATGAGAATTATAAAGGACGATCTACTGGTTCTTATGAATGGAGATTAGCAAGAGGAGAAATTTCTGAA tcaaatgtaaaaaaaaattatttttggaatatctCGGAATATGGAGAGAAATTTCATCtgcaatattctattattaaagatatatatgtaataagagATAATGAtggtaaaatattaacaaatatatctgGTTGGGAAAATGGAACAAACGAAATAGAAGGTGGAATGTTTCGAAAAGTAGAACATGAttggaaaattgtatatttatgtcGTTCTACAACAGCAATTTCTGGTAAGATTAGATGGTGCTTTGTAATCGCAAATCCAAATTTATATGTGAGAATATTCCATTTACAAGCTATCAGTAAAGTATTTCACGATGGTAATGTATCGTGGGAGTTGGAAGCGTTTTTCAATAATGCAAATCAAAACAAAtctgtaattttattcattaacgaCATTTCTAATTACTACACAGACCAAGTAAAAGGAGCAGTAAAGTTAATTCTTACAGCAACTGTTTCTGGTGGTCAAGGTGATTGTGCATGGCAACATGCACAACTTTTTCGACAAAGTTTAGAAATTGAAGATGATCAATCTTTGTcaattgatattgaattagAAAAGTAA
- the LOC411362 gene encoding ubiquitin carboxyl-terminal hydrolase 8 isoform X1 encodes MTEKTPLRYTSIKDLLQIARINYKGKRPSDIYKRLPDMFNLAENAKIRGDEENQYIMLRRWLNCIDWLKTTQEYKDDKTFSLTNIHVNQINEVKKILGDLNRKLDARYKMQLKEKMLEKNNIADKMDIDNESGIETYMTPIDGPIKLPETPTRDPLVSDNEEIINCDQLFQLMHKVDGRYLIIDIRPKLQFETSRILSDKSVNIPNSKIKPGALTSHFEEYLHKDKKALDLFRHRGAQYVDVIILIDWDTSSKTLTSENSLNVLRKILEDWDPGIKYKRIAILDGGYAEWITRYPAFTTNPNIVEPTLDNVPDEILDNIEYPELIHFDEEENVIKSHENKSIKLKPISNNEITSKVSITNDKMWYKHMETEISNNISTRSKNFIDSSIEIGKVPKDNTNLRQYDNSLKFQHKRNSLNIMKKNVISTKPIVDRSNKPVSLDTSTSESKSVLKLMKQLNELAKNKQELEQEILEQERTLYMQHGMKYKSSNEEEYIHSNVKSLCLKLEEKQKEYKKIEDELTKYYTKIESIKFNPAEENEKGNLEFTLALLKRRMKDTSADRKKLREISMKNNYKELSIKENETNIHKEPLKSDNSSMGSNLERSYSSPNLLQLTDRKAPQIDRSSKPQVSSYNQNGTYGDNKVSHLSWANREERMTPVHGSVHPGITGLKNLGNSCYMNSIIQCLSNTTHLAKYFMDNLYADDLNINNDNNTQGQVVEEVAQVIKALWRGQYKSISPHDLKIAVGQYKLQFESYEQQDSHEFLTFLLDWMHNDLKKNCKVPVEMTIAEKAWDKAMGSQRSIISDLFFGQLRSTITCSFCKQSSTTYETFNSLTMSLLHSNRCTLNDCILKFVSGQKVIGWKCPKCQTAREATKKFDFVKLAPIIVIHLNRFAESGGWLEKRNTAVDFPLTDFNLKPYLVTDNNSTTISNIRSYSYSYSLYAMSNHYGTMEGGHYTAFCKNAAQNKWYKYDDQTVTEVSVNQVRSQNTSAYLLFYTSFSSNII; translated from the exons atgacTGAAAAAACACCTTTACGTTATACCAGTATAAAAGATCTATTGCAAATAGCCAGAATTAATTACAAAGGGAAAAGACCatctgatatttataaaaggcTTCCTGATATGTTTAATCTGGCTGAAAATGCCAAAATACGAGGAGATGAGGAGAATCAATACATCATGTTAAGGAGATGGTTGAACTGTATTGATTGGTTGAAAACCACACAAGAATATAAAGATGACAAAACATTCTCCTTAACAAATATACATGTGAATCAG atcaatgaagtaaaaaaaatacttggaGATTTAAATCGAAAGTTAGATGCACGTTACAAAAtgcaattaaaagaaaagatgttagaaaaaaataatattgcagaTAAAATGGATATAGATAATGAAAGTGGAATAGAAACTTATATGACTCCTATTGATGGTCCAATAAAATTACCTGAAACACCAACCAGAGATCCATTGGTCAGtgataatgaagaaattataaactgTGATcagttatttcaattaatgcaTAAAGTAGATggtagatatttaattattgatataagacCTAAATTGCAATTTGAAACTTCAAGAATATTATCTGACAAATCTGTTAACATTCCTAATAGCAAAATAAAACCTGG tgCATTAACATCACATTTTGAAGAATATCttcataaagataaaaaagcattagatttatttagacATAGAGGAGCACAATATGTCGATgttataattctaattgatTGGGATACATCAAGTAAAACATTGACATCCGAAAATTCCTTAAATGTATTaaggaaaattttagaagattGGGATCctggtataaaatataaaagaattgctATTCTAGATGGTGGTTATGCAGAATGGATAACTCGTTATCCAGCATTTACAACAAATCCTAATATTGTAGAACCTACTTTAGACAATGTCCCAgatgaaatattagataatatagaGTACCCTGAATTGATACATtttgatgaagaagaaaatgttattaagtcacatgaaaataaatcaattaaattaaaaccaaTAAGTAATAATGAGATTACATCAAAAGTTAGCattacaaatgataaaatgtgGTACAAACATATGGAAACggaaataagtaataatatttcaacgcGCTCtaagaattttatcgatagCTCTATTGAAATAGGAAAAGTTCCTAAGGACAATACAAATTTACGACAGTACGataattcattgaaatttcaacacaaaagaaattcattgaatatcatgaaaaaaaatgttatatctaCAAAACCAATAGTAGATAGAAGTAATAAACCAGTTTCTTTGGACACGTCTACATCCGAATCGAAatcagttttaaaattaatgaaacaattaaatgaattagcaaagaataaacaagaattagaacaagaaattttagaacaaGAACGTACTTTATATATGCAACATGGtatgaaatacaaaagttCAAATGAAGAAGAATACATTCATAGTAATGTAAAATCTTTGtgtttaaaattagaagaaaag caaaaagaatataaaaaaattgaagatgaaCTTACTAAATATTACACAAAGAtagaatcaattaaatttaatcctgcagaagaaaacgaaaaaggaaATCTCGAATTTACTCTTGCTTTACTAAAACGTCGAATGAAAGATACTTCTGcagatcgaaaaaaattacgaga aatatctatgaaaaataattacaaagaattgtcaataaaagaaaatgaaactaaCATTCACAAGGAACCTCTGAAATCAGATAATTCTTCAATGGGAAGCAATTTAGAGCGTTCATATTCTAGTCCAAATTTGTTAcag TTGACAGATCGTAAAGCACCACAAATAGATAGAAGTTCGAAGCCACAAGTTTCATCGTACAATCAAAATGGAACTTATGGTGATAATAAAGTATCACATTTAAGTTGGGCAAATCGTGAAGAAAGAATGACACCTGTTCATGGAAGTGTA CATCCAGGTATTAcaggattgaaaaatttaggcAATTCATGTTATATGAATAGTATTATACAGTGCTTAAGTAATACCACGCATTtagctaaatattttatggataATTTATATGCTGAtgacttaaatataaataatgataataatacgcAAGGCCAAGTTGTAGAAGAAGTAGCTCAAGTAATTAAAGCACTTTGGAGAGGTCAATATAAGAGTATATCACCACATGATCTTAag atTGCTGTGggacaatataaattacaatttgaaaGTTATGAGCAACAGGATTCTCATGAATTTCTCACTTTTCTTCTAGATTGGATgcataatgatttaaaaaag aatTGTAAAGTGCCTGTGGAAATGACAATAGCTGAAAAGGCCTGGGATAAGGCAATGGGATCACAAAGATCTATAAtatctgatttatttttcggGCAGTTAAGATCCACTATTACGTGCAGCTTTTGCAAACAAAGTAGTACGACATATGAGACTTTTAATAGCTTAACAATGTCATTACTTCATTCCAATCGATGTACATTAAAT gaTTGCATCTTAAAATTTGTAAGTGGACAAAAGGTGATAGGATGGAAATGTCCAAAATGTCAAACAGCTCGAGAAGCTACaaaaaaattcgactttgTGAAATTAGCGCCTATTATAGTTATACATTTAAACCGTTTTGCTGAAAGTGGTGGATGGCTCGAGAAACGAAATACTGCTGTTGATTTTCCTCTAAcggatttcaatttaaaaccaTATTTAGTGACAGATAATAATAGTActacaatttcaaatattcgcaGTTATAGTTATAGTTATAGTTTATATGCAATGTCTAATCATTATGGAACTATGGAAGGTGGTCATTACACGGCCTTCTGTAAAAACGCTGCTCAGAATAA aTGGTATAAATATGATGATCAAACAGTTACAGAAGTTTCGGTAAATCAAGTAAGGTCTCAAAATACCAGTGcctatctattattttatacatctttttcaagcaatattatttag